One segment of Agromyces albus DNA contains the following:
- a CDS encoding acyltransferase family protein, protein MEGLRAVAAVSVVVGHVKAHLSLGVEWGPLTWPMYFALNGLTLFFALSGFLLFRPFASALLTGERFPILGRYAVNRVLRIFPVYIVIVLLVSLVLGLAYTAPQGAGQAESGDMVGYMTDPLLLLTNVTMLQTLFPFSIKTGLGVAWSLTVELIFYIVMPLLALLAMSIRRRVQGRHSPILALSPAIGIFLIGMVGKVVKWRIFEDIAPEDWFNSNWGGNWIAVFARSFFAHADLFAFGMVAAVLVAAFETGRIRHELAYRFRVIAAVVGIGAAVGSIVVPNFVVASAFAVACGALIFFVAIPTRSARPGILARGLELRPVVYIGVISYSLYLWHVPVIWLVERVGWVGPQTPLGLVINIVVVLAITIAFASVTYYAVEKPALSLKKRTDRRNADSAPSRPVGAEEGAEGANRVG, encoded by the coding sequence ATGGAAGGCCTCCGGGCCGTCGCCGCGGTGTCGGTGGTTGTTGGGCACGTGAAGGCCCACCTCTCCTTAGGTGTGGAATGGGGGCCGCTGACCTGGCCCATGTACTTCGCCCTCAACGGGCTCACGCTCTTCTTCGCGTTGTCCGGATTCCTCCTCTTCCGCCCGTTCGCGTCGGCTCTACTCACCGGTGAGCGGTTCCCAATCCTCGGCCGCTACGCCGTGAACCGGGTGCTGCGTATCTTCCCCGTCTACATCGTGATCGTGCTTCTCGTCTCGCTGGTGCTCGGCCTGGCATACACCGCACCGCAGGGCGCTGGGCAGGCCGAGAGCGGCGACATGGTCGGGTACATGACCGACCCGCTGCTTCTGCTGACGAACGTCACGATGCTGCAGACGCTGTTCCCATTCAGCATCAAGACCGGCCTCGGCGTGGCATGGAGCCTCACCGTCGAGCTGATCTTCTACATCGTCATGCCGCTGCTGGCGCTGCTCGCGATGTCGATCCGCCGGCGCGTGCAAGGCCGTCACTCCCCGATCCTCGCCCTTTCGCCGGCGATCGGGATCTTCCTGATCGGCATGGTCGGCAAGGTCGTGAAGTGGCGCATCTTCGAGGACATCGCCCCCGAGGATTGGTTCAACAGCAACTGGGGCGGGAACTGGATCGCGGTGTTCGCGCGCAGCTTCTTCGCGCACGCCGACCTGTTCGCGTTCGGAATGGTCGCCGCCGTGCTCGTCGCAGCATTCGAGACCGGCCGCATTCGCCACGAGCTCGCGTACCGGTTCCGCGTCATCGCCGCTGTCGTTGGCATTGGCGCGGCCGTTGGGTCGATCGTCGTGCCGAACTTCGTAGTGGCCTCCGCTTTCGCCGTGGCGTGCGGAGCGCTCATCTTCTTCGTCGCGATCCCCACACGATCGGCGCGGCCAGGCATCCTGGCCCGAGGGCTCGAGTTGCGCCCAGTGGTCTACATCGGTGTCATCTCGTACAGCCTCTACCTCTGGCATGTGCCCGTGATCTGGCTCGTCGAACGCGTCGGATGGGTTGGCCCACAGACGCCGCTCGGTCTGGTCATCAACATCGTGGTCGTCCTCGCCATCACGATCGCCTTCGCCAGCGTCACCTACTACGCCGTCGAGAAGCCGGCACTGTCGCTGAAGAAGCGCACCGACCGCCGAAATGCCGACAGCGCCCCCTCCCGCCCGGTCGGAGCAGAAGAGG
- a CDS encoding metallophosphoesterase: MSRSSLPPAARIALAIGAAGAAAFAWGSLVERTRWTLRRADVAVLPPGAAPIRVLHLSDLHMAPWQRDKQEWVRSLAALEPDLIVDTGDNLGHERGLEGIRRAFEPFRGIPGVFVNGSNDYFGPTVKNPFAYFGGPSGYVPRAKPLDIDALHSYLADLGWNDLDNTAARLDLRGTHFEFFGVDDPHKGFDRLDLITGAIDELRAEDPLGDETWPDAASVSTRRPTITIGVTHAPYQRVLNSFVNHGAELILAGHTHGGQVCVPGFGALVTNCDIPRSQVKGLSVWRHGLRSAFLNVSAGLGTSIYAPVRFACPPEATLLTLLPTE, encoded by the coding sequence TTGAGTCGCTCCTCCCTTCCGCCGGCTGCGCGGATCGCCCTGGCGATCGGCGCAGCCGGCGCTGCCGCATTCGCGTGGGGCAGCCTCGTCGAGCGCACGAGGTGGACCCTTCGTCGAGCGGATGTCGCGGTGCTGCCGCCCGGCGCTGCGCCCATCAGGGTGCTGCACCTCTCCGACCTGCATATGGCGCCGTGGCAGCGTGACAAGCAGGAGTGGGTGCGCTCCCTCGCCGCACTCGAACCCGATCTCATCGTCGACACCGGCGACAACCTCGGGCACGAGCGCGGGCTCGAAGGCATCCGCCGGGCGTTCGAGCCGTTCCGGGGCATTCCTGGCGTCTTCGTGAACGGCTCGAACGACTACTTCGGGCCCACCGTCAAGAACCCGTTCGCGTACTTCGGCGGACCCTCCGGATACGTTCCGCGTGCGAAGCCGCTCGACATCGACGCCCTGCATTCGTACCTTGCCGACCTCGGTTGGAACGACCTCGACAACACCGCCGCGAGGCTCGACCTGCGCGGCACGCACTTCGAATTCTTCGGCGTCGACGACCCGCACAAGGGCTTCGACCGTCTCGACCTCATCACGGGCGCGATCGACGAGCTCCGAGCAGAAGACCCGCTCGGCGATGAGACGTGGCCCGACGCGGCATCCGTCTCCACTCGACGCCCCACCATCACGATCGGCGTGACCCACGCGCCCTACCAGCGGGTACTGAACTCGTTCGTGAACCACGGCGCCGAGCTGATCCTCGCCGGCCACACCCACGGCGGCCAGGTCTGTGTGCCCGGCTTCGGGGCGCTCGTCACGAACTGCGACATCCCCCGCTCACAGGTGAAGGGACTGAGCGTGTGGCGGCACGGGCTGCGCTCCGCGTTCCTCAACGTGTCGGCCGGGCTCGGCACGTCCATCTATGCTCCGGTGCGCTTCGCGTGCCCGCCCGAGGCGACCCTGCTCACGCTCCTGCCGACGGAGTAG
- a CDS encoding transglycosylase domain-containing protein, with protein MSAQKRTMSDVGTGILGFVGMSALAGVLVTAAVTPALAVTGMAANNSISMFENLPGYLEIGELSEKTDIYATQPDGSPAHLASFFDENREEVPWEAISQYVKDAAIAGEDPRFYEHGGIDIQGTIRAALNEYVIGGATQGGSSITQQYVKNVLINNGVREATTEEEKEAAYEAATETSPDRKLKEMRYAIALEKEFSKDEILRGYLNIAAFGGRVYGIEAASKYYFGNKHAADLTLAEAASLIAIVNHPEKFRLDYPESESNGVNSVNDKGEPTPYAANKERRDYILEQMLKEQKITQEEHDAAVATPVAPVITEPSTGCQTAQGSAYFCDYVTWVIKNQFDDPATEEDEGTFLLQQGGLQIYTTLDLELQNKAETAIAENVPMSDPRFDVGSVAVTVQPGTGKILAMAQNKKYTNDSELAASSAEYTSVNYSTDFDYGGSSGLQPGSTFKVFTLAEWLNEGHSLRETFNGARRTFTSFPAECYGGWSGSFNPRNDDSMSANNAVDATKYSVNSSFMAMAQQLDLCKIRDTAQAFGVKRANGLDLGGRYNDDGTVDESAVFGPSAVLGTEEVSPLAMATAFAGIANNGLTCSPIAIDRIVKADGTEVTPPASNCVQSVQPNVAHAMAYAMQQTFSGTASASDPGTGIPHIGKTGTTDGAKDTWMIGSSTTAATAVWVGNVVGEANLRDMSFDSGRAATARHRIWPMIMELADNKYGGDEFPEPDASAFRQVLIDIPQVSGLSLDAAKQAIEAAGFVFEDGGQQDSNLPAGTVSGTDPTGQAGRGSTIRVFTSNGQGTTVPDLTGMNAQQAKAALDQAGLKMKSSGKPGATDVVASQDPAPNTALKRGSEVTVTFSSSGPGNGIVPPGDD; from the coding sequence ATGTCTGCCCAAAAACGCACGATGAGCGACGTCGGCACCGGAATCCTCGGTTTTGTCGGCATGAGTGCGCTCGCTGGTGTACTCGTCACGGCAGCCGTGACGCCCGCGCTCGCCGTTACCGGCATGGCCGCGAACAACAGCATCTCGATGTTCGAGAACCTCCCCGGGTACCTCGAGATCGGCGAGCTGTCGGAGAAGACCGACATCTACGCGACCCAGCCCGACGGCTCGCCGGCGCACCTCGCCTCGTTCTTCGACGAGAACCGCGAGGAGGTCCCGTGGGAGGCGATCTCGCAGTACGTGAAAGACGCCGCGATCGCCGGTGAAGACCCCCGGTTCTACGAGCACGGCGGCATCGACATCCAGGGCACGATCCGTGCCGCGCTCAACGAGTACGTGATCGGCGGCGCCACGCAGGGTGGCTCCTCGATCACCCAGCAGTACGTGAAGAACGTGCTCATCAACAACGGCGTGCGCGAGGCGACGACCGAGGAGGAAAAGGAGGCCGCGTACGAGGCGGCCACCGAGACCTCGCCCGATCGCAAGCTCAAGGAGATGCGTTATGCGATCGCGCTCGAGAAGGAGTTCTCGAAAGACGAGATCCTCCGCGGCTACCTGAACATCGCGGCCTTCGGCGGCCGGGTCTACGGCATCGAGGCAGCGTCGAAGTACTACTTCGGCAACAAGCACGCTGCCGACCTCACACTCGCTGAGGCCGCGAGCCTCATCGCGATCGTGAACCACCCCGAGAAGTTCCGCCTCGACTACCCTGAGAGCGAGTCGAACGGCGTCAACTCCGTCAACGACAAGGGCGAGCCGACACCGTACGCCGCGAACAAGGAGCGGCGCGACTACATCCTCGAGCAGATGCTCAAGGAGCAGAAGATCACGCAAGAGGAGCACGACGCCGCCGTCGCAACTCCGGTAGCTCCCGTGATCACCGAGCCGAGCACGGGGTGCCAGACGGCTCAGGGCAGCGCGTACTTCTGCGACTACGTCACCTGGGTGATCAAGAACCAGTTCGATGACCCCGCGACCGAGGAAGACGAGGGCACCTTCCTGCTGCAGCAGGGCGGACTGCAGATCTACACCACGCTCGACCTCGAACTGCAGAACAAGGCCGAGACGGCGATCGCCGAGAACGTGCCGATGAGCGACCCCCGCTTCGACGTGGGCTCGGTCGCCGTGACGGTTCAGCCGGGAACCGGCAAGATCCTCGCGATGGCGCAGAACAAGAAGTACACGAACGACTCCGAGCTGGCCGCGTCCAGCGCTGAATACACCTCGGTCAACTACAGCACGGACTTCGACTACGGCGGCTCGAGCGGACTCCAGCCGGGATCGACGTTCAAGGTGTTCACTCTCGCCGAATGGCTGAACGAAGGCCATTCGCTGCGCGAGACCTTCAACGGCGCTCGCCGCACGTTCACCTCGTTCCCTGCAGAGTGCTACGGCGGATGGAGCGGGAGCTTCAATCCGAGGAACGACGACTCCATGTCGGCCAACAACGCGGTCGACGCGACGAAGTACTCGGTGAACTCCTCGTTCATGGCGATGGCCCAGCAACTCGACCTCTGCAAGATCCGTGACACTGCCCAGGCCTTCGGCGTGAAGCGCGCGAACGGGCTCGACCTCGGTGGGCGCTACAACGACGACGGCACTGTCGACGAGTCAGCGGTCTTCGGCCCGAGCGCCGTGCTCGGCACCGAGGAGGTCTCGCCGCTCGCCATGGCGACGGCATTCGCCGGCATCGCCAACAACGGCCTCACGTGCTCGCCGATCGCGATCGACCGGATCGTGAAGGCCGATGGCACCGAGGTGACGCCGCCCGCGTCGAACTGCGTGCAGTCGGTCCAGCCGAACGTTGCACACGCCATGGCCTACGCCATGCAGCAGACGTTCTCGGGAACCGCGAGCGCTTCGGACCCCGGCACCGGGATTCCGCACATCGGCAAGACCGGAACGACCGACGGTGCGAAAGACACGTGGATGATCGGTTCGAGCACCACGGCCGCCACCGCGGTATGGGTGGGCAACGTGGTCGGCGAAGCGAACCTCCGCGACATGAGCTTCGACAGCGGCCGGGCTGCTACGGCGCGCCACCGAATCTGGCCCATGATCATGGAGCTCGCCGACAACAAGTACGGCGGCGACGAGTTCCCCGAGCCCGACGCGTCGGCGTTCCGGCAGGTGCTCATCGACATTCCGCAGGTCTCCGGGCTCTCGCTCGACGCCGCGAAGCAGGCGATCGAGGCGGCCGGCTTCGTCTTCGAAGACGGCGGACAGCAGGACTCGAACCTCCCAGCAGGCACGGTCTCCGGCACCGACCCCACGGGTCAGGCGGGCCGCGGCAGCACGATCCGGGTCTTCACGAGCAACGGCCAGGGCACGACGGTCCCTGATCTCACCGGCATGAATGCGCAGCAGGCCAAGGCGGCACTCGACCAGGCCGGACTCAAGATGAAGTCATCGGGCAAACCCGGGGCCACCGACGTCGTCGCGAGTCAGGACCCGGCGCCCAACACCGCCCTCAAGCGCGGCAGCGAGGTCACCGTCACCTTCAGCAGCAGCGGGCCGGGCAACGGCATCGTGCCGCCGGGTGACGATTGA
- a CDS encoding RidA family protein produces MAAYEARIAQLGIELPEVAPPVAAYVPAVISGSYVYTSGQLPFTAGGLPATGKVGDSEGLVPAAAAKGYARTCALNALAAVRAEIGSLDRVTRIVKLVGFVASDPAFTGQPGVINGASELLGEIFGEAGRHARSAVGVAVLPLDSPVELDLVVEFA; encoded by the coding sequence GTGGCGGCATACGAAGCCCGCATCGCGCAGCTCGGCATCGAACTGCCAGAGGTCGCCCCGCCTGTGGCCGCCTACGTCCCGGCCGTCATCTCCGGCAGCTACGTGTACACCTCCGGACAGCTGCCGTTCACGGCCGGCGGCCTGCCCGCGACCGGCAAGGTCGGCGACAGCGAGGGGCTCGTGCCCGCCGCCGCCGCGAAGGGCTACGCCCGCACGTGCGCGCTCAACGCGCTCGCCGCGGTGCGCGCCGAGATCGGCTCGCTCGATCGCGTGACGCGCATCGTGAAGCTCGTCGGCTTCGTGGCATCCGATCCCGCCTTCACCGGACAGCCCGGCGTCATCAACGGCGCCTCCGAGCTGCTCGGTGAGATCTTCGGCGAGGCCGGGCGCCATGCCCGCTCGGCCGTGGGTGTCGCGGTGCTCCCGCTCGACTCGCCCGTCGAGCTCGACCTCGTGGTCGAGTTCGCGTAG
- the acs gene encoding acetate--CoA ligase produces the protein MTVQIDHALEEIRRFRPSPEFAAQAVADEHLAEAARADRLGFWADQARELLEWEKPFTRTLDWSNPPFAKWFDDGELNVAVNCLDRHVAAGLGDRVAIHWEGEPGDSRDITYAELTAEVKQAANVLTQLGVGEGDRVAIYLPMIPEAIVSMLAVARIGAIHSVVFGGFSADSLASRIDDAEASLVITADGGYRKGKVFPLKPTVDEAIAKTAGSVQHVLVVRRGENEVPWTDGRDLWWHETVADASPEHEARGFTAEHPLFILYTSGTTGKPKGILHTSGGYLTQVAFTHKNVFDLHPETDVYWCTADVGWITGHSYVVYGPLANGATQVVYEGTPDTPHPGRWWEIVEKYKVSILYTAPTAIRSFMKLGRQIPQAFNLRSLRLLGSVGEPINPEAWIWYRHVIGGGSIPVVDTWWQTETGAIMISALPGITDLKPGSAQVPIPGISVDILSDDGTPVEGEGGGLLVVTEPWPSMLRGIWGDPERFKETYWEKFGTEPAKAMYFAGDGARRDEDGDIWLLGRVDDVMNVSGHRLSTAEIESSLVAHPWTAEAAVVGASDETTGQAVVAFVILKASQAERINDPAEASEELRRHVSAQIGAIARPRQVFIVNELPKTRSGKIMRRLLRDLAEGREIGDTTTLADTSIMQVISAQVR, from the coding sequence ATGACCGTTCAGATCGATCACGCGCTCGAAGAGATCAGGCGATTCCGCCCGAGTCCCGAGTTCGCCGCCCAAGCCGTCGCCGACGAGCACCTCGCCGAAGCCGCCCGCGCCGACCGCCTCGGCTTCTGGGCCGACCAGGCCCGTGAGCTGCTCGAGTGGGAGAAGCCCTTCACCCGCACCCTCGACTGGTCGAACCCGCCCTTCGCGAAGTGGTTCGACGACGGCGAGCTCAACGTCGCGGTGAACTGCCTCGACCGGCATGTCGCGGCCGGCCTCGGCGACCGCGTCGCCATCCACTGGGAGGGCGAGCCCGGCGACAGCCGCGACATCACCTATGCCGAGCTCACCGCCGAGGTGAAGCAAGCAGCGAACGTGCTCACCCAGCTCGGCGTCGGAGAAGGCGACCGCGTCGCGATCTACCTGCCGATGATCCCAGAGGCGATCGTCTCGATGCTCGCCGTCGCGCGCATCGGCGCCATCCACTCGGTCGTGTTCGGCGGATTCAGCGCAGACAGCCTCGCGTCCCGCATCGACGACGCCGAGGCATCCCTCGTGATCACCGCCGACGGCGGCTACCGCAAGGGCAAGGTCTTCCCCCTGAAGCCCACCGTCGACGAGGCGATCGCGAAGACCGCCGGGAGCGTGCAGCACGTGCTCGTCGTGCGCCGCGGCGAGAACGAGGTGCCGTGGACCGACGGTCGCGACCTCTGGTGGCACGAGACGGTGGCGGATGCCTCACCCGAGCATGAGGCGCGGGGCTTCACGGCGGAGCATCCGTTGTTCATCCTCTACACGAGCGGCACCACCGGCAAGCCCAAGGGCATTCTGCACACGAGCGGCGGATACCTCACCCAGGTCGCGTTCACGCACAAGAACGTCTTCGACCTGCACCCCGAGACCGACGTCTACTGGTGCACCGCCGACGTCGGCTGGATCACCGGACACTCCTACGTCGTCTATGGTCCTCTCGCGAACGGCGCGACCCAGGTGGTCTACGAGGGAACGCCCGACACGCCGCATCCGGGCCGCTGGTGGGAGATCGTCGAGAAGTACAAGGTCTCGATCCTCTACACCGCGCCCACCGCCATCCGCTCGTTCATGAAGCTCGGGCGGCAGATCCCGCAGGCGTTCAACCTGCGCTCGCTCCGCCTCCTGGGCTCGGTCGGTGAGCCGATCAACCCCGAGGCCTGGATCTGGTACCGCCACGTCATCGGCGGCGGCTCCATTCCCGTGGTCGACACGTGGTGGCAGACCGAGACCGGCGCGATCATGATCTCGGCACTGCCCGGCATCACCGACCTGAAACCCGGCAGCGCGCAAGTGCCGATCCCCGGCATCTCGGTCGACATCCTGAGTGACGACGGCACTCCCGTCGAGGGCGAGGGCGGCGGGCTCCTCGTCGTCACCGAGCCGTGGCCGTCGATGCTCCGGGGCATCTGGGGCGATCCCGAGCGGTTCAAGGAGACCTACTGGGAGAAGTTCGGCACTGAGCCCGCAAAGGCGATGTACTTCGCCGGCGACGGAGCCCGCCGCGACGAGGACGGCGACATCTGGTTGCTCGGCCGCGTCGACGACGTCATGAACGTGTCGGGCCACCGGCTCTCGACCGCCGAGATCGAGTCGTCGCTGGTTGCACACCCGTGGACCGCCGAGGCCGCCGTCGTCGGCGCCTCAGACGAGACCACTGGGCAAGCGGTCGTCGCGTTCGTGATCCTGAAGGCGAGCCAGGCCGAGCGCATCAACGATCCCGCCGAGGCGAGCGAAGAGCTGCGCAGGCACGTCTCGGCCCAGATCGGCGCGATCGCCCGTCCGCGCCAGGTGTTCATCGTCAACGAGCTGCCGAAGACGCGCTCGGGCAAGATCATGCGCCGGCTCCTCCGCGACCTCGCCGAGGGCCGCGAGATCGGCGACACGACGACGCTCGCCGACACCTCGATCATGCAGGTCATCAGCGCGCAGGTCAGATAG
- a CDS encoding TadA family conjugal transfer-associated ATPase, with protein sequence MSIPFVATPSWQPEPAESAPSVSVRTAVPAETGPGAAAAASDAASSTPRNGAPGAAATDLSVLGPLEPFAATGPVTDLFVNGAFGLWIDRGAGAERASAWSADEAEVRSLAVRLIARGGRHIDEATPAVDVRLGHGIRVHAVLPPVSSGGTLISVRVPRAAGFSLAALARAGMLDVAQEARLREAVAARENLLVTGAGGTGKTTLLSALLGEAPARERIVVIEDVAELQVGHPHVVALEARQANLEGSGRVGLDALLREALRMRPDRLVVGECRGAELRELLAALNTGHDGGAGTLHANSLADVPARLEALGSIAGLSPDAVARQTVSAFDLVLHLERAGGKRRLAQLGRFRQDGDRLAVEPL encoded by the coding sequence ATGAGCATTCCCTTCGTCGCCACCCCGTCGTGGCAACCCGAGCCGGCCGAGTCCGCGCCGAGTGTCTCCGTGCGCACTGCAGTGCCGGCGGAGACCGGGCCGGGGGCCGCCGCCGCGGCATCCGATGCCGCCTCGTCGACCCCTCGCAACGGAGCGCCGGGCGCCGCGGCGACCGACCTCTCGGTGCTCGGACCGCTCGAGCCGTTCGCGGCGACCGGTCCGGTCACCGACCTCTTCGTCAACGGCGCGTTCGGCCTGTGGATCGATCGCGGCGCGGGCGCTGAGCGGGCGTCGGCGTGGTCGGCCGACGAGGCCGAGGTGCGCTCGCTCGCCGTGCGGCTCATCGCTCGTGGGGGCCGGCACATCGACGAGGCCACCCCGGCCGTCGACGTGCGCCTCGGGCATGGCATCCGCGTTCACGCCGTGCTCCCGCCGGTGTCGAGCGGCGGAACCCTCATCTCGGTGCGCGTGCCCCGGGCCGCCGGCTTCTCACTCGCCGCGCTCGCCCGGGCGGGCATGCTCGACGTCGCGCAAGAGGCCAGGCTCCGCGAGGCGGTCGCGGCGCGCGAGAACCTGCTCGTCACGGGGGCCGGCGGCACCGGGAAGACCACGCTGCTCTCGGCACTGCTCGGCGAGGCGCCTGCGCGTGAGCGCATCGTCGTGATCGAAGACGTCGCCGAGCTGCAGGTCGGCCACCCGCACGTCGTCGCCCTCGAAGCGCGTCAGGCGAACCTCGAGGGCAGTGGCCGAGTCGGACTCGACGCCCTGCTTCGCGAGGCATTGCGCATGCGCCCCGACCGGCTCGTCGTCGGCGAGTGTCGTGGTGCGGAGCTCCGCGAGCTGCTCGCCGCGCTCAACACGGGCCACGACGGCGGCGCCGGCACGCTGCACGCGAACTCGCTCGCCGACGTTCCGGCACGGCTCGAGGCACTCGGTTCCATCGCCGGGCTCTCGCCCGACGCGGTCGCGAGGCAGACCGTGAGCGCCTTCGACCTCGTGCTCCACCTCGAGCGGGCAGGCGGCAAGCGCCGGCTCGCCCAGCTCGGCCGGTTCCGGCAAGACGGCGACCGGCTCGCCGTCGAGCCGTTGTGA
- a CDS encoding type II secretion system F family protein, producing MRGLAARAVTAMIALRRRPDPAAEVDAIAAITERLAVLLAAGVSASTAWSHVGEPAQTSGDARAVPAAASLADAAVLAAAARAASGGDPVALAIAEARAAHSAASGAWSVLAAAWSVAAESGAPLASSLRSLAGSLRDEAQLRREVRVALAGPAASARLVTALPLIAIVFGTALGFDTLAVLFGNPLGLACLALGAGFLWTGRRWNTALASRASRGRADAGLELELLAIAMSGGTSIERARAIARDAMAEHVPVAGDGREVEAVLGLAARAGAPVAELLRAEAFRLRRSARAAGEARAATLGVRLMLPLGLCVLPAFVLLGVAPLMISVITGTLGGAG from the coding sequence ATGCGCGGGCTCGCTGCTCGCGCCGTCACAGCCATGATCGCCCTCCGGCGCCGGCCCGATCCCGCCGCGGAGGTCGACGCGATCGCCGCGATCACCGAGAGGTTGGCCGTGCTGCTCGCCGCGGGCGTCTCGGCATCGACGGCGTGGAGCCATGTGGGGGAGCCGGCGCAGACGAGCGGCGACGCCCGTGCGGTGCCCGCCGCGGCATCCCTCGCCGACGCCGCGGTGCTCGCGGCCGCGGCGAGGGCGGCGTCGGGCGGCGACCCGGTGGCGCTGGCGATCGCCGAAGCGCGCGCGGCCCACTCCGCGGCATCCGGAGCCTGGTCGGTACTGGCGGCAGCGTGGTCGGTGGCCGCCGAGTCGGGTGCGCCGCTCGCGTCGAGCCTGCGGAGTCTCGCGGGCTCCCTTCGCGACGAGGCGCAGTTGCGCCGTGAGGTGCGAGTGGCGCTGGCCGGGCCTGCGGCCAGCGCCCGACTCGTCACCGCGCTGCCGCTCATTGCGATCGTCTTCGGCACGGCACTCGGATTCGACACGCTGGCAGTGCTCTTCGGCAATCCGCTCGGTCTCGCGTGCCTGGCACTCGGCGCCGGATTCCTCTGGACGGGTCGGCGCTGGAACACGGCCCTCGCGTCGCGTGCCTCGCGCGGGCGCGCCGATGCCGGACTCGAACTCGAACTCCTCGCGATCGCGATGTCGGGCGGCACGTCGATCGAGCGCGCTCGAGCCATCGCTCGCGACGCGATGGCCGAGCACGTGCCGGTCGCGGGCGATGGCCGGGAGGTCGAAGCGGTCCTCGGCCTCGCGGCGAGGGCCGGCGCGCCGGTCGCCGAGCTGCTGCGCGCCGAAGCCTTCCGTCTGCGGCGCTCGGCGCGTGCAGCGGGTGAGGCGCGCGCTGCGACCCTCGGCGTTCGGCTCATGCTCCCGCTCGGGCTGTGCGTGCTGCCGGCGTTCGTGCTGCTCGGCGTCGCGCCCCTCATGATCTCCGTCATCACCGGCACCCTCGGCGGTGCCGGGTGA
- a CDS encoding DUF4244 domain-containing protein, with protein sequence MHELATPIEAVERDSSSAIPGHRSPRRCIRAGLRTVARRLAGERGAATAEYAVATMAAVGFAGLLVLILRGDEVRGILTDLVRNALTVG encoded by the coding sequence ATGCACGAACTCGCCACACCGATCGAGGCCGTCGAGCGCGACAGCTCGTCGGCGATACCGGGTCATCGCTCGCCGAGGCGCTGCATCCGCGCCGGGCTCCGCACCGTCGCACGGCGCCTCGCCGGAGAACGAGGTGCAGCGACGGCCGAATATGCGGTGGCCACGATGGCCGCGGTCGGCTTCGCCGGTCTCCTCGTGCTCATCCTGCGCGGAGACGAGGTACGCGGCATCCTCACCGACCTCGTGCGGAATGCGCTCACCGTCGGCTGA
- a CDS encoding TadE family type IV pilus minor pilin has protein sequence MTAEFAVALPAIALVLAACLASVQLIAQQVRLTDAAADAARALGRGESAAEAGAIADRVSGGAALGVAVDGMFVCATLSTPGDGLLAAIELRAESCAVTGGR, from the coding sequence GTGACCGCGGAGTTCGCGGTCGCGCTGCCTGCGATCGCACTCGTGCTCGCGGCGTGCCTCGCGTCGGTCCAGCTCATCGCCCAGCAGGTGCGGCTGACGGATGCCGCGGCCGACGCCGCCCGTGCGCTCGGCCGTGGGGAGTCGGCCGCCGAGGCGGGCGCGATCGCCGACCGGGTCTCTGGAGGCGCCGCGCTCGGCGTCGCCGTCGACGGGATGTTCGTCTGCGCAACGCTCAGCACGCCGGGCGACGGGCTCCTCGCCGCGATCGAGTTGCGCGCGGAATCGTGCGCGGTGACGGGCGGGCGATGA
- a CDS encoding Rv3654c family TadE-like protein: MMRRSIGDEGGAASVLALGIVGAIVALTIAVVPMLTVFVASQRAANAADAAALAAADATSGAVPGVPCQLAGHVAARNGATLGACEARGPAASVTVTVSVLGFELDASARAGPPQWSG; the protein is encoded by the coding sequence ATGATGCGGCGATCGATCGGCGACGAGGGCGGCGCGGCATCCGTGCTCGCCCTCGGCATCGTCGGCGCGATCGTCGCGCTCACCATCGCCGTCGTGCCCATGCTCACGGTGTTCGTGGCGTCGCAGCGGGCCGCCAACGCAGCGGATGCCGCGGCGCTCGCCGCTGCCGACGCGACCTCCGGTGCCGTGCCCGGCGTGCCCTGTCAGCTCGCGGGGCACGTGGCGGCGCGCAACGGCGCCACCCTAGGCGCGTGCGAGGCTCGGGGGCCAGCGGCATCCGTCACCGTGACGGTTTCCGTGCTCGGCTTCGAGCTCGACGCCTCAGCGAGGGCAGGGCCCCCGCAATGGTCGGGCTGA